One Edaphobacter flagellatus genomic region harbors:
- a CDS encoding KpsF/GutQ family sugar-phosphate isomerase: MSDTNLTSARPSDFVRIEAAALNELALRLDGPMLTAFNQAVELLLNSIAHQNRVVVTGIGKSGIIARKLAATLRSTGTPAHYLHPSEAVHGDLGMLSHGDTVIVLSASGETEELLRLLPLLKRLADKLITFCGAAASTLAQASDVVLDTSVSTEACPHNLAPTASTTVMLALGDALALEVSQRRGWKPEDFAELHPGGRLGKRLARVGELMHTGDALPRVLPATPMPQVIYEMSRRKLGMTTVLDTDNLLLGMISDGDLRRLLERDGGRALDHTAAEIMNPHPITIAASAFASSALALMEEKKITSLIVTSPEGRAEGVLHLHDLWTLELI; the protein is encoded by the coding sequence ATGTCCGACACAAATCTCACCTCCGCGCGCCCGTCCGATTTCGTTCGCATCGAAGCCGCAGCGCTCAACGAGCTTGCTCTTCGCCTCGATGGCCCCATGCTCACCGCCTTCAACCAGGCCGTTGAGCTGCTCCTCAATTCCATCGCGCACCAGAACCGTGTCGTCGTAACCGGCATCGGCAAGAGCGGCATTATCGCCCGCAAGCTGGCCGCCACACTACGCTCCACCGGGACACCCGCACATTACCTCCATCCCTCCGAAGCCGTACATGGCGACCTCGGTATGCTCTCGCACGGTGACACCGTCATCGTCCTCTCCGCCAGCGGCGAAACCGAGGAGCTTCTGCGCCTCCTTCCTCTCCTCAAGCGGCTGGCCGACAAGCTCATTACCTTCTGCGGTGCGGCAGCATCAACGCTGGCTCAGGCCAGCGATGTCGTCCTCGATACCAGCGTCTCCACCGAAGCCTGCCCGCACAATCTCGCGCCCACAGCCTCCACAACCGTCATGCTCGCCCTCGGCGATGCCCTCGCCCTCGAAGTCAGCCAGCGCCGCGGATGGAAGCCCGAAGACTTCGCCGAGCTGCATCCCGGCGGAAGGCTGGGCAAGCGCCTGGCTCGCGTGGGCGAGCTGATGCACACCGGCGACGCTTTGCCCCGCGTCCTGCCCGCAACGCCCATGCCGCAGGTCATCTACGAGATGTCGCGTCGCAAGCTTGGCATGACCACCGTGCTCGACACAGACAACCTCCTGCTCGGCATGATCTCCGACGGCGACCTGCGCCGCCTGCTGGAGCGCGACGGGGGACGCGCGCTCGACCACACTGCCGCCGAGATCATGAACCCGCACCCCATCACCATCGCAGCCTCCGCCTTTGCCTCTTCTGCACTCGCTCTGATGGAGGAGAAGAAGATCACCTCGCTGATCGTCACCTCTCCCGAAGGCCGTGCCGAAGGAGTTCTGCACCTGCACGATCTGTGGACGCTGGAACTCATCTAG
- a CDS encoding TlpA disulfide reductase family protein: MRRVLILSVMVVGIALLLWAGWHNLRERRLAMQQARDRQVVLIPEKQGEAGEQAGEMPVMRGKAAPAFALTSLEGKKVSLADYKGRPVLVNFWATWCGPCKVEMPWFEQFRKQYAAQGFEILGLADDVDAGKDAIAKVASKAGVTYPILLTDGKVQTAYGGLDVLPMSFYVDRNGVIVEQTAGLGSKDQIEANIRKTIASGAPSQAGGQ; encoded by the coding sequence ATGCGGAGAGTTCTGATTCTGAGCGTGATGGTGGTGGGCATCGCGCTGTTGCTGTGGGCGGGCTGGCACAACCTGCGCGAGCGCAGGCTGGCCATGCAGCAGGCCCGCGACCGGCAGGTGGTGCTGATTCCTGAAAAGCAGGGCGAGGCCGGGGAGCAGGCAGGTGAGATGCCAGTGATGCGCGGCAAGGCTGCTCCCGCGTTTGCGCTGACGAGTCTTGAGGGGAAAAAGGTTTCGCTGGCCGACTACAAAGGCCGTCCGGTGCTGGTGAACTTCTGGGCGACATGGTGCGGGCCGTGCAAGGTGGAGATGCCGTGGTTCGAACAGTTCCGCAAGCAGTATGCTGCGCAGGGTTTTGAGATTCTCGGCCTGGCGGATGACGTGGATGCAGGCAAGGATGCAATCGCTAAGGTTGCTTCAAAAGCTGGTGTTACGTATCCGATTCTGCTGACGGATGGCAAGGTGCAGACGGCTTACGGCGGCCTGGACGTTCTGCCGATGTCGTTCTATGTGGACCGCAACGGCGTGATTGTGGAGCAGACTGCAGGACTTGGCTCGAAGGATCAGATTGAGGCGAATATCAGGAAGACGATTGCATCGGGCGCGCCGTCTCAGGCAGGTGGACAGTGA
- a CDS encoding protein-disulfide reductase DsbD N-terminal domain-containing protein: MRRLLLGISLAGLSMGVAAAQSGSLTSSVVKTKQYIVFASDEQVVTAGKKSTVELHFKVNDGFHVNSHTPKSELLIPTNLTLQPAAGVTASAVEYPAGTAFSFSFEPGEKLDVYTGTFTVKIPVVAAAGSHTVQGVLHYQACDNAACYPPKSLPVEFVLTAKAAGALAR, encoded by the coding sequence ATGCGAAGGCTTCTGCTCGGTATATCGCTGGCTGGTCTGTCGATGGGTGTTGCTGCGGCGCAGTCAGGATCGCTGACTTCTTCGGTTGTGAAGACGAAGCAGTACATTGTGTTTGCTTCGGATGAGCAGGTTGTGACGGCGGGGAAGAAGAGCACTGTAGAGCTGCACTTCAAGGTCAACGATGGATTTCATGTGAACTCGCACACGCCGAAATCGGAGCTGCTGATTCCGACGAATCTGACGTTGCAGCCAGCGGCCGGTGTTACGGCATCGGCAGTGGAGTATCCCGCGGGAACGGCTTTCAGCTTTAGTTTTGAGCCGGGCGAGAAGCTGGATGTTTATACAGGAACGTTCACGGTGAAGATTCCTGTGGTTGCTGCGGCGGGTTCGCACACGGTTCAGGGTGTTCTGCATTACCAGGCGTGCGATAACGCGGCGTGTTATCCGCCGAAGAGCCTTCCGGTGGAGTTCGTGTTAACGGCGAAGGCTGCGGGAGCGCTGGCGCGATAG
- the alaC gene encoding alanine transaminase — translation MEEFRRLTRLPAYVFNITSEMKAAARKRGEDIIDFGMGNPDGATPKNIVDKLIEAAQKTQTHRYSLSRGIPRLRRAISNWYKTRYNVDIDPETEAIVTIGSKEGIAHLCLAVLDDADTVAVPNPSYPIHIFGPVIAGSRVQSINIADAANADDILARLEAELPKMNPRPKLLILNFPSNPTAQTVDLAFFERVVALCKELGIYLIHDLAYADLVFDGYRAPSVLEVPGAKDIAVEFFTLSKSYNMPGWRVGFMVGNKKLVYALGRIKSYFDYGTFTPIQVASIQALEGPQECVKEIVDNYKARRDVLVPGLNKLGWPVELPKATMFAWAKIPERYRALGSIEFSKKLLTEAKVAVSPGVGFGEHGDGHVRFSLIENEERTRQALRGIKQMFRNG, via the coding sequence ATGGAAGAGTTCAGAAGGCTGACCAGACTACCCGCGTATGTTTTCAACATCACCAGCGAGATGAAGGCTGCGGCTCGCAAGCGGGGTGAAGACATTATCGACTTCGGGATGGGAAATCCCGATGGCGCGACGCCAAAGAATATCGTCGACAAGCTGATTGAGGCGGCGCAGAAGACGCAGACGCATCGCTATTCACTTTCGCGAGGCATTCCGCGGCTGCGGCGCGCGATTTCGAACTGGTACAAGACGCGCTATAACGTCGATATCGACCCCGAAACCGAGGCGATCGTGACGATCGGCTCGAAGGAGGGCATCGCGCATCTTTGTCTGGCGGTGCTCGACGATGCGGACACGGTTGCGGTGCCGAATCCGAGCTATCCGATTCACATCTTCGGGCCGGTGATTGCGGGCTCGCGGGTGCAGAGCATCAATATTGCGGATGCGGCCAATGCAGACGATATTCTGGCGCGGCTCGAGGCGGAGCTGCCGAAGATGAATCCGCGTCCGAAGCTGCTGATTCTGAACTTTCCGTCGAATCCGACGGCGCAGACGGTCGATCTCGCTTTCTTCGAGCGCGTGGTGGCGCTGTGCAAGGAGCTGGGTATCTACCTTATCCACGATCTTGCGTATGCGGACCTGGTGTTCGACGGCTATCGTGCGCCGAGCGTGCTGGAGGTTCCGGGCGCGAAGGATATTGCAGTCGAGTTCTTCACGTTGTCGAAGAGCTACAACATGCCCGGCTGGCGTGTGGGCTTCATGGTAGGGAACAAGAAGCTGGTGTATGCGCTGGGGCGGATCAAGAGCTACTTCGACTATGGGACGTTTACGCCGATCCAGGTGGCTTCGATCCAGGCGCTGGAAGGGCCGCAGGAGTGCGTAAAAGAGATTGTCGATAACTACAAGGCGCGGCGCGATGTTCTGGTGCCGGGGTTGAACAAGCTGGGCTGGCCGGTCGAGCTGCCGAAGGCGACCATGTTTGCCTGGGCGAAGATTCCGGAGCGGTATCGTGCGCTGGGCTCGATTGAATTCTCAAAGAAGCTGCTGACGGAGGCGAAGGTTGCGGTATCGCCGGGTGTCGGTTTTGGCGAGCATGGAGACGGTCATGTGCGCTTTTCGTTGATTGAGAACGAGGAGCGGACGCGGCAGGCGCTTCGCGGCATCAAGCAGATGTTCCGCAATGGCTGA
- a CDS encoding DUF3050 domain-containing protein yields the protein MPASIETPTTEAGLLSSLVPLQTALTNHSLYRSIHSLEALHLFMQSHVYAVWDFMSLLKALQCNLTCVDVPWTPSADPVSRRLINEIVLGEESDEYQGQPLSHYELYLHAMQSCGADIAPMNALLASLASGTPLDQALAAIPSEAAAFVRTTFQIIATGQPHRIAAAFTFGREDLIPEMFTQFIRNLDNQLPGRIAPFRFYLERHIELDGDEHGPKALAMMRHLCPTPQHWAEAAETAAEALEARIALWDGIHTRIRSS from the coding sequence ATGCCCGCATCAATCGAAACACCCACCACCGAAGCCGGCCTCCTCTCCTCCCTCGTTCCGCTTCAAACCGCCCTTACAAATCACTCTCTCTACCGCTCCATCCATTCCCTCGAAGCGCTGCACCTCTTCATGCAGTCGCACGTCTACGCTGTCTGGGACTTTATGTCGCTCCTCAAAGCCCTCCAGTGCAACCTCACCTGCGTCGATGTGCCATGGACTCCCTCCGCCGACCCCGTCTCCCGCCGTCTCATCAACGAGATCGTCCTCGGCGAGGAGAGCGACGAGTACCAGGGTCAGCCTCTCTCCCACTACGAGCTCTACCTCCACGCCATGCAGAGCTGCGGCGCCGACATCGCCCCTATGAACGCCCTCCTCGCCTCGCTCGCCTCCGGCACGCCCCTCGACCAAGCCCTCGCCGCCATCCCCTCCGAAGCCGCAGCCTTCGTGCGCACCACCTTCCAGATCATCGCGACCGGACAGCCCCACCGCATCGCTGCCGCCTTCACCTTCGGCCGCGAAGACCTCATCCCCGAGATGTTCACGCAGTTCATCCGCAACCTCGACAACCAACTCCCCGGACGCATTGCTCCCTTCCGCTTCTACCTCGAGCGCCACATCGAACTCGACGGCGACGAGCACGGTCCCAAGGCGCTCGCCATGATGCGCCACCTCTGCCCCACCCCACAGCACTGGGCCGAGGCCGCAGAAACCGCCGCCGAAGCGCTGGAAGCCCGTATCGCCCTGTGGGACGGCATCCACACTCGCATCCGCAGCAGCTAG
- a CDS encoding phosphocholine-specific phospholipase C has protein sequence MATDRRSFLQLLAAGAVTASFPSSIARALEIPANNRTGSIEDVEHIVFMMQENRSFDHYFGTLRGVRGFGDPRAVTLANGNPVWQQPSNGNNYVLPFHPGAPNLGLQFLEDLAHDWDTTHAAWNHGNNDQWVPQKGSTTMAYLTRSDIPFHYALADAFTVCDAYHCSLLGPTDPNRYHMWTGWVGNDGKNGGPVIDNAEAGYDWSTYPELLEKAGISWKIYQDIGEGLDATGSWGWTGDNAYIGNYGDNSLLYFHQYQNAPQGSPLADKARTGTNILKGGTLFDIFKQDVSSGNLPQVSWIAAPEAYTEHPNWPANYGAWYVSQILDILTANPDVWSKTVFFLMYDENDGFFDHMPPPVPPQTRTQGISTVPITNEIFPGSATYPAGPYGLGMRVPMVVISPWSKGGWVNSEVFDHTSLIRFIERRFGRQHSGIKEPNITPWRRAVAGDLTSAFNFATPNAATVPLPSTVAYLPPDNKKHPDYKPAPPTDQTMPVQEPGTRPARALPYRPFVHGHVKNNAVSLTFGNTGKAAIVYHVRSGNTQTGPWTYTVGPYAEVSDQWTNNQNAYDLSVYGPNGFLRSFKGSFSGEGKANLEVHTRNNDDHAAISLEITNCSATTQISITDVYTGEKISHKIESGESLNKYWNLKKTYGWYDFIVEVDSDSTFQQRIAGHVETDEDSMTDPAIAVVKQ, from the coding sequence ATGGCAACTGACCGCCGCTCCTTTCTGCAGCTCCTCGCTGCAGGTGCCGTCACCGCGTCCTTCCCTTCCAGCATCGCCCGCGCTCTGGAAATCCCCGCCAACAACCGCACCGGCTCCATCGAAGATGTCGAGCACATCGTCTTCATGATGCAGGAGAACCGTTCCTTCGATCACTACTTCGGCACCCTCCGCGGCGTCCGCGGCTTCGGCGACCCCCGCGCCGTCACCCTCGCCAATGGAAACCCCGTCTGGCAGCAGCCCAGCAACGGCAACAACTATGTCCTTCCCTTCCACCCAGGAGCACCCAACCTCGGCCTGCAGTTCCTCGAAGACCTCGCCCACGACTGGGACACCACGCACGCCGCCTGGAATCACGGCAACAACGACCAGTGGGTGCCGCAGAAGGGCTCCACCACCATGGCTTACCTCACGCGCAGTGACATCCCCTTCCACTACGCCCTTGCCGATGCCTTTACCGTCTGCGACGCCTACCACTGCTCGCTCCTCGGACCCACCGACCCCAACCGCTACCACATGTGGACCGGATGGGTCGGCAACGACGGCAAGAACGGCGGCCCCGTCATCGACAACGCCGAAGCCGGCTACGACTGGTCCACCTACCCCGAGCTGCTCGAAAAAGCCGGCATCTCCTGGAAGATCTATCAGGACATCGGAGAAGGTCTCGACGCAACGGGCTCTTGGGGATGGACCGGCGACAACGCCTACATCGGCAACTACGGCGACAACTCACTGCTCTACTTTCACCAGTACCAGAACGCACCGCAGGGCTCGCCTCTCGCCGACAAGGCTCGAACCGGCACCAACATCCTCAAGGGCGGCACGCTCTTCGACATCTTCAAGCAGGACGTCTCCTCCGGCAATCTCCCGCAGGTCTCGTGGATCGCCGCTCCCGAAGCCTACACCGAACACCCCAACTGGCCCGCCAACTACGGCGCCTGGTACGTCTCGCAAATCCTCGATATCCTCACCGCCAATCCCGACGTCTGGAGCAAGACCGTCTTCTTCCTCATGTACGACGAGAACGACGGCTTCTTCGATCACATGCCTCCACCCGTCCCGCCACAAACCCGCACACAAGGCATCTCCACCGTCCCCATCACCAACGAAATCTTCCCCGGCAGCGCTACCTATCCCGCAGGCCCCTACGGCCTCGGCATGCGCGTTCCCATGGTCGTCATCTCTCCGTGGAGCAAAGGCGGCTGGGTTAACTCCGAGGTCTTCGACCACACCTCACTCATCCGCTTCATCGAACGACGCTTCGGCAGACAGCATTCCGGAATCAAGGAACCCAACATAACCCCCTGGCGTCGCGCCGTCGCCGGAGATCTTACCTCCGCTTTCAACTTCGCTACACCAAACGCAGCAACGGTTCCGCTACCCAGCACCGTTGCCTATCTCCCGCCCGACAACAAAAAGCATCCCGACTACAAACCAGCTCCGCCAACCGATCAGACCATGCCCGTACAGGAACCCGGAACACGTCCCGCACGCGCTCTCCCCTACCGGCCATTCGTCCACGGACACGTCAAAAACAACGCCGTCTCCCTTACCTTCGGCAATACCGGCAAAGCCGCTATCGTCTATCACGTGCGCTCCGGCAACACACAAACCGGCCCATGGACCTATACTGTCGGGCCTTATGCCGAAGTCTCCGATCAATGGACAAACAACCAGAACGCCTATGATCTTTCGGTCTACGGCCCAAACGGATTCCTCCGCTCCTTCAAAGGAAGCTTCTCCGGCGAGGGCAAGGCAAACCTCGAAGTCCACACGCGCAACAACGACGACCACGCAGCCATCTCACTCGAGATCACCAACTGCTCCGCAACAACTCAGATCAGCATCACCGATGTCTACACCGGCGAAAAAATCTCCCACAAGATCGAATCCGGTGAATCGCTCAATAAATACTGGAACCTCAAAAAAACTTACGGCTGGTACGACTTCATCGTCGAAGTCGACTCCGACTCCACCTTCCAGCAACGCATCGCCGGCCATGTGGAAACGGACGAAGACAGCATGACCGACCCGGCCATCGCAGTCGTAAAACAATAA
- the gltX gene encoding glutamate--tRNA ligase: MTTIMTSTNTEAPIRVRIAPSPTGDPHVGTAYIGLLNYIYARQRGGKFILRIEDTDRTRFVPTSEQMIFDSLRWLGLNWDEGPDTGGPFGPYRQSERTEIYREHADILLKNGTAYRCFCTPEELDDIRKQQLAAKLPPRYPGTCRHLTADQIAANEAAGKPFTIRLAVPPHGNDLTASTTFRDELRGNITFEHGNVDDQVLLKSDGFPTYHLANVVDDHLMQITDVIRAEEWISSTPKHVLLYKAFGWQAPRFWHMPLLRNLDKSKISKRKNPVSLIYYRDSGYLPEAIINFLGLMGGGMPADFAGADGVIEKFTLAEMVEHFVFTNIRVGGPVFDLTKLKWLNGEYLRKLSPEDFFLAVRTRVFGDDYLRHIAALMQNRIETLTQFGDLTGFFFSDNVLPTPDVWVPKKRTPEDTLVFAQDQLATLEATDWNHDALEAALKKLGEEKQWSVKENFMLLRAIITGSTMSPPLLESMIVFGKARSLDRVRRFLEAQKKSANKK; encoded by the coding sequence TTGACCACCATCATGACCAGCACCAATACTGAAGCTCCCATCCGCGTCCGCATCGCTCCCTCCCCCACAGGCGACCCCCACGTCGGCACCGCCTACATCGGCCTGCTCAACTACATCTACGCGCGCCAGCGCGGCGGCAAATTTATCCTCCGTATCGAGGACACCGACCGCACCCGCTTCGTCCCCACCTCCGAGCAGATGATCTTCGACTCCCTCCGCTGGCTCGGCCTCAACTGGGACGAAGGCCCGGACACCGGTGGCCCCTTCGGCCCCTACCGCCAGTCCGAGCGCACCGAAATCTACCGCGAGCACGCCGACATCCTGCTCAAAAACGGCACCGCCTACCGCTGCTTCTGCACCCCCGAAGAGCTCGACGACATCCGCAAGCAGCAGCTTGCCGCCAAACTGCCCCCGCGCTATCCCGGCACCTGCCGTCACCTCACCGCCGATCAGATTGCCGCGAATGAAGCCGCGGGCAAGCCCTTCACCATCCGCCTCGCCGTCCCTCCACACGGCAACGACCTCACCGCGTCGACCACCTTCCGCGACGAGCTCCGCGGCAACATCACCTTCGAGCACGGCAACGTCGACGATCAGGTCCTTCTCAAATCCGACGGCTTCCCCACCTACCACCTCGCCAATGTCGTCGACGATCACCTCATGCAGATCACCGACGTCATCCGTGCCGAGGAGTGGATCTCCTCCACGCCCAAACACGTCCTGCTCTACAAAGCCTTCGGCTGGCAGGCTCCGCGCTTCTGGCACATGCCTCTGCTGCGTAACCTCGATAAGTCCAAAATCTCCAAGCGCAAAAATCCCGTTTCGCTCATCTACTATCGCGACTCCGGCTACCTCCCCGAGGCCATCATCAACTTCCTCGGTCTCATGGGCGGAGGCATGCCCGCCGACTTCGCCGGCGCCGATGGCGTCATCGAAAAGTTCACTCTCGCCGAGATGGTCGAGCACTTCGTCTTCACCAACATCCGCGTCGGCGGCCCCGTCTTCGACCTCACCAAGCTCAAGTGGCTCAACGGCGAGTACCTCCGTAAACTCTCCCCCGAAGACTTCTTCCTCGCCGTCCGCACCCGCGTCTTCGGCGACGATTACCTCCGCCACATCGCCGCACTCATGCAGAACCGCATCGAGACGCTCACCCAGTTCGGTGACCTCACCGGCTTCTTCTTCTCCGATAACGTCCTCCCCACACCCGACGTCTGGGTCCCCAAAAAGCGCACCCCTGAAGACACACTCGTCTTCGCACAGGATCAGCTAGCCACACTCGAAGCCACCGACTGGAACCACGACGCCCTCGAAGCCGCACTCAAAAAACTCGGCGAAGAAAAGCAGTGGTCGGTCAAAGAAAACTTCATGCTCCTCCGTGCCATCATTACCGGCAGCACGATGTCTCCACCGCTGCTCGAAAGCATGATCGTCTTCGGCAAAGCCCGCTCGCTAGACCGAGTCCGCCGCTTCCTCGAAGCCCAGAAGAAATCAGCGAACAAGAAGTAA
- a CDS encoding cytochrome c oxidase subunit 3, which translates to MPSTITPINTERDKKRHLDDHEGGHGRRPPTDKRTGGGGDNDNWNDRPQGRRGPREKLSRARLGLFFALAGDLMFFVAIVSAFFVAQNSSHIDVYNRYVNQWLPTAIPPILWLNTAVLILSSVTMEVARRSMFRETDVMDEWLGIGKPLTRRVLPWLVATTALGLLFLAGQAVAWHQLNIQHVFFSSNPSSHFFYLITYTHAIHLFLGIGALIAALTALYASRLLETRQILIDCTAWYWHAMGLFWIFLFALLAFFQ; encoded by the coding sequence ATGCCGTCCACCATCACCCCTATCAATACTGAGCGCGATAAAAAGCGTCACCTCGACGACCACGAGGGGGGCCACGGTCGGCGTCCACCAACCGACAAGCGAACCGGCGGCGGTGGTGACAACGACAACTGGAACGATCGTCCTCAGGGACGCCGCGGGCCCCGCGAAAAACTCAGCCGCGCCCGTCTTGGACTCTTCTTCGCCCTCGCCGGCGACCTCATGTTCTTCGTCGCCATCGTCAGCGCCTTCTTCGTCGCGCAGAACTCCAGCCATATCGACGTCTACAACCGATACGTCAACCAGTGGCTGCCCACAGCCATCCCGCCGATCCTCTGGCTCAACACCGCCGTCCTTATCCTTAGCTCCGTCACCATGGAAGTCGCACGCCGCAGCATGTTCCGCGAAACCGACGTCATGGACGAATGGCTCGGCATCGGCAAGCCGCTCACCCGCCGCGTCCTTCCGTGGCTCGTGGCCACCACGGCCCTCGGCCTCCTCTTCCTCGCCGGACAAGCCGTCGCCTGGCATCAGCTCAACATCCAGCACGTCTTCTTCAGCTCAAACCCGTCGAGCCACTTCTTCTACCTCATCACCTACACCCACGCCATCCATCTCTTCCTCGGCATCGGAGCTCTCATCGCTGCGCTCACCGCACTCTATGCCTCACGCCTGCTCGAGACCCGCCAGATCCTCATCGACTGCACCGCCTGGTACTGGCACGCCATGGGACTCTTCTGGATCTTCCTCTTCGCCCTCCTCGCCTTCTTCCAGTAA
- a CDS encoding cytochrome c oxidase subunit I: MTHLFSTDHRTIGRQYLTLALIAVITGTLLSLLMRTHLVWPSWKLPLHGSILPEDYLSLVTLHGTIMLFFVLTTAPQSGFGNLILPSQIGAQHMAFPRLNAFSFWLTALAFAVLLSSPFVYEGAAISGWTAYPPLSAIPSAGPGQGLGMDLWLASIAIFSIASTINSINTLVTIIRLRCKGMTWDRLPLTVWGWFTAALLSVLAFSVLLAALLLLFCDRHAGTAFFIPPGDQVSGVIHAAGHPGNGSPLLWLHLFWFFGHPEVYIAILPGMGLTSMVLANFSRRPVVAYRLMIATTLAIGVLGILLWGHHMFVAGLNPFASTAFSITTLVIALPASAKVLSWIATIWRSRPHYTTAMLFSLGFVSLFITGGLSGPILAQPILDEYLHNTFFVVAHFHLIMAMAGVFSLFAATYYWFPLISRGRLLSERLGRWHFWLTLYGAYNTFFPMHFTGLAGEPRHYAQLTQIPNAAGHLLAATLPLNLHITTSAFILAASQLIFLVNLVRSFRHGEATPANPWQATTLEWYPCFNLPTEPLMAHRPPCQYIVTASGDESFLPQWIEDASVDIKSIKRE, translated from the coding sequence ATGACGCACCTCTTCTCCACCGATCACCGCACCATCGGCCGCCAGTACCTCACGCTCGCGCTCATCGCCGTCATCACCGGCACGCTTCTCTCGCTACTCATGCGCACGCACCTCGTCTGGCCCTCATGGAAGCTCCCGCTCCACGGTTCCATCCTGCCGGAGGACTATCTCTCGCTCGTTACCCTGCACGGCACCATCATGCTTTTCTTCGTGCTCACCACCGCACCGCAATCAGGATTCGGCAATCTCATCCTGCCTTCACAGATCGGTGCGCAGCACATGGCCTTCCCTCGCCTCAATGCATTCAGCTTCTGGCTCACCGCACTCGCCTTCGCTGTTCTGCTTTCCTCACCCTTCGTCTACGAAGGCGCCGCCATCTCTGGCTGGACAGCCTATCCCCCACTCAGCGCCATCCCCTCCGCAGGTCCCGGCCAGGGACTTGGCATGGATCTCTGGCTCGCCTCCATCGCCATCTTCTCCATCGCCTCCACCATCAACTCCATCAACACCCTCGTCACCATCATCCGTCTTCGCTGCAAAGGCATGACCTGGGACCGCCTCCCGCTCACCGTCTGGGGGTGGTTCACTGCCGCGCTGCTCAGTGTCCTCGCCTTCTCCGTCCTGCTCGCTGCCCTGCTGCTTCTCTTCTGCGACCGCCACGCCGGGACCGCCTTCTTCATCCCGCCCGGCGACCAGGTATCCGGCGTCATCCACGCCGCCGGACACCCCGGCAACGGCTCTCCGCTCCTCTGGCTTCACCTCTTCTGGTTCTTCGGACACCCCGAGGTCTACATCGCCATCCTCCCCGGCATGGGACTCACCTCCATGGTCCTCGCCAACTTCAGCCGCCGCCCCGTCGTCGCCTACCGGCTCATGATTGCCACCACTCTCGCCATTGGTGTCCTCGGCATCCTCCTCTGGGGACATCACATGTTCGTCGCCGGACTCAACCCCTTTGCCTCGACGGCCTTTTCCATCACCACGCTCGTCATCGCTCTCCCCGCCTCCGCCAAAGTCCTTAGCTGGATCGCCACCATCTGGCGCTCACGCCCGCACTACACCACCGCCATGCTCTTCTCCCTCGGCTTCGTCTCCCTCTTCATCACCGGAGGCCTCTCCGGCCCCATCCTCGCCCAGCCCATCCTCGACGAATACCTGCACAATACCTTCTTCGTCGTCGCGCACTTCCACCTCATCATGGCCATGGCCGGCGTCTTCTCACTCTTCGCCGCCACCTACTACTGGTTCCCGCTCATCAGCCGCGGACGCCTCCTCTCCGAACGCCTCGGCCGCTGGCACTTCTGGCTCACCCTCTACGGCGCATACAACACCTTCTTCCCCATGCACTTCACGGGGCTCGCCGGAGAACCCCGCCACTACGCCCAACTCACCCAGATCCCGAACGCCGCCGGACACCTTCTCGCCGCCACCCTCCCCCTCAACCTCCACATCACCACTTCCGCCTTCATCCTCGCCGCCTCGCAGCTCATCTTCCTCGTCAACCTCGTCCGTAGCTTTCGCCACGGCGAAGCCACGCCTGCCAATCCATGGCAGGCCACCACCCTTGAGTGGTACCCCTGCTTCAACCTTCCCACCGAGCCACTCATGGCCCACCGCCCACCCTGCCAGTACATCGTCACCGCTTCCGGAGACGAATCATTCCTCCCGCAATGGATCGAAGACGCCTCTGTTGACATCAAAAGCATCAAACGAGAGTAA